One Apodemus sylvaticus chromosome 16, mApoSyl1.1, whole genome shotgun sequence genomic region harbors:
- the Tmem167a gene encoding protein kish-A — MSAIFNFQSLLTVILLLICTCAYIRSLAPSILDRNKTGLLGIFWKCARIGERKSPYVAVCCIVMAFSILFIQ; from the exons ATG tCGGCCATTTTCAATTTTCAGAGTCTGTTGACTGTAATCTTGCTGCTTATTTGTACGTGTGCTTATATCCGATCCCTGGCACCCAGCATCCTGGACAGAAATAAAACTGG ACTATTGGGAATATTTTGGAAGTGTGCCCGAATTG gtGAACGCAAGAGTCCTTATGTCGCCGTGTGCTGTATAGTGATGGCCTTCAGCATCCTCTTCATACAGTAG